The Kroppenstedtia pulmonis genome has a segment encoding these proteins:
- a CDS encoding tetratricopeptide repeat protein gives MSHLDVNEIGEIIRKIRKEQGFRLEDLSDDNISPATISNIERGVPHVKQDKIRYLLNKLNIDPDQLPYLILQEQQELQDLEFALFSAEVTRDMGQPFESLQELKEIQIDDSHPYASHYYYLTGKCYAGLKKWSNAEHSFYQAIRMINQTPTLNQTNLEAASFAELGLCSYLQNDLQKALILTDNGLNAFVERGERIYVRHVLHLNKAIYLERLGRIGESMRVVQDSWDLFPEIDEIDTILTFYWLRSELLRRMGQYEEALYYAQRGLEIGRRNKNFDLMFDQWTVLGSVYVSMNKLNRAEVCFKKALHLKGISQKSKLITTYARLGVLYISQKNWDAAYEMIKEAIRLGEQYNNIPRFITALHVMGDLNYFRGNNKEAIPYYQRALELSVKHDFKKKQHNALLRLAQCWENVDERVFNELTNNIYAVQLELQKEEVSLLDESD, from the coding sequence ATGTCTCATTTGGACGTTAATGAGATAGGTGAAATTATCAGAAAGATACGAAAGGAACAGGGCTTCCGACTGGAAGATTTGTCTGACGACAACATCTCACCGGCCACGATCAGCAATATAGAACGGGGAGTCCCCCATGTTAAACAAGATAAAATTCGTTATTTACTAAACAAACTAAATATTGATCCCGATCAACTTCCCTACTTGATTCTGCAAGAGCAACAAGAGCTCCAGGACCTCGAGTTTGCCTTGTTTTCCGCAGAAGTTACCCGTGATATGGGACAACCTTTTGAGTCACTGCAAGAACTGAAGGAGATTCAAATCGACGATTCCCACCCCTACGCCTCCCATTATTACTATCTGACGGGAAAGTGCTATGCAGGCCTTAAAAAGTGGAGTAACGCTGAACATTCTTTTTATCAAGCCATCCGCATGATTAACCAAACCCCCACTTTAAATCAAACCAATCTCGAAGCAGCCAGTTTTGCAGAATTGGGGCTTTGTTCCTACCTGCAAAACGATCTTCAAAAAGCATTGATACTGACTGACAATGGTTTGAATGCCTTTGTGGAAAGGGGAGAACGAATTTATGTCCGACATGTTCTCCACCTGAACAAAGCCATTTATCTGGAAAGACTGGGGCGGATCGGAGAAAGCATGCGAGTCGTCCAAGACAGTTGGGATTTGTTTCCGGAGATCGATGAAATCGACACCATCTTGACTTTTTATTGGTTGCGATCAGAACTGTTGCGACGGATGGGACAATACGAGGAAGCTCTCTACTATGCACAGAGAGGATTGGAGATCGGACGAAGAAATAAAAACTTTGACTTGATGTTTGATCAGTGGACCGTATTGGGCAGTGTGTATGTATCCATGAATAAGCTGAACAGGGCAGAGGTTTGCTTTAAAAAAGCTCTCCATTTAAAAGGCATTTCGCAAAAATCCAAGCTCATTACAACATACGCACGCCTCGGTGTCTTGTACATAAGTCAGAAAAACTGGGATGCAGCTTACGAAATGATCAAAGAGGCCATCCGTTTGGGAGAACAATATAACAATATCCCCCGTTTTATTACCGCTTTGCATGTGATGGGGGATCTTAACTACTTCCGGGGAAACAACAAAGAAGCTATTCCCTATTATCAGAGGGCCCTGGAATTGTCAGTCAAACATGATTTCAAAAAGAAACAACATAATGCTCTGCTGCGTCTTGCCCAATGCTGG
- the helD gene encoding RNA polymerase recycling motor HelD yields MVEQEWKEEQKRVDQVNQEIEKRIITLQKQTGSIQKDMVSIRKNFWEDVTVNLDDPDDAGETATSIRQQAEVLQERERSHRHMDRQLKTLQRLRESPYFGRIDFMEDGERRVEKIYLGIASFFDENKEEFLVYDWRAPISSLYYDYSPGPAQYQTPGGLINGTMELKRQYVIRSGQISSMFDTGVTIGDELLQEVLGTQASTKMKNIVSTIQKEQNQIIRDVKSSLLIVQGAAGSGKTSAALQRVAYLLYRYRETLKAEHIVLFSPNPLFNSYVSRVLPELGEENMQQTTFQEHLERQIGKEYLLEDPFTQMEYVLTEQEEPDFQNRIEGIRYKASVAYMKVIDQYIESLRKKNMVFKDVKFRGRVLISADEMKKRFYAMDSSLSNPHRIQVLTGELMQQLNILERRERFQPWVEEEIQILEQEDYQRAYQQLRQEKQFTDDTFDDLEREQALLSSMVVKRHFKPLRKFVKRLAYIDMVAVYQQLFSDTCEVVTEGDLPPNWAEIARQTLERLKRRELAYEDAAPYLYLAERIKGEQRDTSIRHVFIDEAQDYSPFQFAFIKRLFPRCKMTVLGDPNQGIFVQGLAEKDDILLSDQLAERIVLTKSYRSTRQIVEFTKGMLREGKNIIPFNREGRKPTVTRGAEETELATGILRRIRLLQEAGHQTIAIICKTARESKEAHGMLQKEIPLRLISKEAAAFEEGVMVIPSYLAKGVEFDAVIIYNASKELYGRERERNLFYTACTRGMHELHIFFTGEMSPFISETPSDTYKWYSRVAD; encoded by the coding sequence ATGGTGGAACAAGAATGGAAAGAAGAACAAAAGAGAGTTGACCAGGTGAATCAGGAGATCGAAAAACGGATCATAACTTTGCAAAAACAGACTGGTTCGATTCAAAAAGACATGGTAAGTATCCGGAAGAATTTTTGGGAAGATGTTACGGTTAACCTTGATGATCCTGATGATGCCGGGGAAACGGCAACCAGTATCCGGCAGCAGGCGGAAGTGTTGCAGGAGCGGGAGCGTAGCCATCGGCATATGGATCGGCAACTCAAGACTCTGCAAAGGTTGAGGGAATCACCCTATTTTGGGCGTATTGATTTTATGGAGGACGGGGAGCGTAGAGTGGAAAAGATCTATCTGGGAATCGCATCCTTTTTTGATGAAAATAAAGAGGAGTTCCTGGTGTATGATTGGCGGGCCCCGATATCCAGCCTGTACTATGATTACTCTCCCGGACCGGCACAGTATCAGACGCCTGGAGGATTGATCAATGGAACCATGGAGTTGAAAAGGCAATACGTGATCCGGTCTGGGCAGATCAGCAGCATGTTTGATACAGGTGTGACGATCGGAGACGAATTGTTACAGGAAGTATTGGGTACCCAGGCCAGTACAAAGATGAAAAACATTGTGTCCACCATTCAAAAAGAACAAAATCAAATTATTCGAGATGTAAAAAGTTCGTTACTTATTGTACAGGGGGCCGCAGGAAGTGGTAAAACGTCAGCTGCTTTGCAACGGGTTGCTTACTTGCTTTATCGTTACAGGGAAACATTAAAAGCGGAACACATTGTATTGTTTTCACCTAACCCGTTGTTCAACAGTTATGTCTCCAGGGTTCTCCCTGAACTGGGAGAGGAAAACATGCAACAAACCACTTTTCAAGAGCACCTGGAGCGTCAAATTGGAAAGGAATATCTGCTGGAAGATCCCTTTACTCAGATGGAATATGTCCTGACCGAGCAGGAGGAACCGGACTTTCAGAATCGCATTGAAGGAATCCGGTACAAAGCATCGGTTGCTTACATGAAGGTCATTGATCAATATATTGAGTCTCTCCGTAAGAAAAACATGGTATTTAAAGATGTGAAGTTTCGAGGGAGGGTGCTTATTTCCGCCGATGAAATGAAGAAGCGGTTTTATGCCATGGATTCCTCACTGTCCAACCCCCATCGAATCCAGGTCTTGACGGGTGAACTGATGCAACAGCTGAATATTTTGGAAAGGCGGGAACGATTCCAACCTTGGGTAGAAGAGGAAATACAGATCCTGGAGCAAGAGGATTATCAGCGGGCTTATCAGCAACTCCGACAAGAAAAGCAGTTTACCGATGATACCTTTGATGATTTGGAGCGGGAACAGGCTTTGCTGAGTTCGATGGTAGTGAAGAGACACTTTAAGCCTTTGCGCAAATTTGTAAAAAGATTGGCCTATATTGATATGGTGGCTGTTTACCAGCAGCTGTTTAGTGACACTTGTGAGGTTGTTACGGAGGGGGATTTGCCTCCCAATTGGGCGGAAATTGCCAGGCAGACCTTGGAACGGCTAAAACGCAGGGAGTTGGCTTATGAAGATGCTGCCCCTTATCTATATCTGGCGGAACGGATTAAGGGTGAACAGAGAGACACCAGTATCCGGCATGTGTTTATCGATGAAGCCCAAGATTACTCCCCGTTTCAGTTTGCTTTTATCAAACGCCTGTTTCCCCGCTGTAAAATGACCGTATTAGGTGATCCCAATCAAGGGATCTTCGTTCAGGGATTGGCAGAGAAAGATGATATCCTTTTGAGTGATCAGCTGGCAGAAAGAATTGTATTAACAAAAAGCTATCGTTCCACGCGGCAGATCGTGGAGTTTACGAAGGGAATGCTTCGGGAAGGAAAAAATATCATCCCGTTTAACCGGGAGGGGAGGAAACCGACTGTAACCCGAGGGGCAGAGGAAACAGAGCTTGCAACAGGAATCCTCCGTCGGATTCGGCTACTCCAGGAAGCGGGTCATCAGACCATCGCGATTATTTGTAAAACCGCCAGGGAAAGTAAGGAAGCTCACGGGATGTTACAGAAAGAAATTCCCCTTCGATTGATCAGCAAAGAGGCAGCTGCCTTTGAAGAGGGGGTGATGGTGATTCCTTCCTATCTGGCTAAAGGAGTGGAATTCGACGCTGTTATTATTTACAATGCCTCCAAAGAACTATATGGAAGAGAAAGAGAGCGAAATCTATTCTATACAGCTTGCACCCGGGGGATGCATGAGTTGCATATTTTTTTCACTGGTGAAATGAGCCCGTTTATCAGTGAAACACCTTCAGACACCTACAAGTGGTATTCCCGGGTTGCAGACTGA
- a CDS encoding MBL fold metallo-hydrolase, which produces MRIRKQGAIYQLTFLPSLFPVNCYLIEEEAELTLIDTALPYSHKGILQTAEKIGKPITNILLTHAHDDHVGSLDTLKQKLPQVPVMISRRDARLLQGDSGLEQGEPQLPIRGGIPKGIQTKPDVLLRDGDRVGSLQVVSAPGHTPGLSAFLDVRSQALIAGDAFQTRGGIAVAGHVKLWFPFPALGTWNKEEALASARKLKNLHPALLATGHGDVLHNPVEAMDQAIHDAEKSLGKEGTL; this is translated from the coding sequence ATGCGGATACGCAAACAGGGAGCCATATATCAGTTGACTTTTTTACCATCATTATTTCCGGTAAATTGTTATCTCATAGAAGAAGAAGCAGAGTTAACCCTTATTGATACGGCACTTCCATACAGTCACAAAGGGATATTACAAACCGCCGAAAAAATTGGAAAGCCGATTACCAATATCTTGTTGACTCATGCCCATGATGATCATGTTGGTTCATTGGATACGCTGAAACAAAAATTGCCGCAGGTTCCGGTAATGATATCCAGACGGGATGCCAGACTGTTGCAGGGTGATTCCGGTCTGGAGCAGGGTGAACCGCAGTTGCCGATTCGTGGAGGAATTCCAAAGGGAATACAAACTAAACCGGATGTTTTGCTGAGGGATGGTGATCGCGTCGGATCCCTGCAAGTGGTATCCGCACCGGGACATACTCCCGGCTTATCGGCTTTTCTCGATGTGAGAAGTCAGGCGTTGATTGCCGGAGATGCCTTTCAGACACGTGGGGGAATTGCCGTCGCCGGTCATGTGAAACTGTGGTTTCCCTTCCCTGCCTTAGGAACTTGGAATAAAGAAGAGGCATTGGCAAGTGCAAGGAAATTGAAGAATTTACACCCCGCTTTGTTGGCCACGGGACACGGGGATGTGCTTCATAACCCTGTTGAGGCCATGGATCAGGCTATCCATGATGCAGAAAAATCCTTAGGAAAGGAGGGAACTTTATGA
- a CDS encoding TetR/AcrR family transcriptional regulator produces MRRGLNKLTVIKAAADLADREGFEKVTLSAVADKLKVRTPSLYNHVEGLPGLKKELSCYAINQMKEEMVKAAIGKSGREALFAIGISYVSFARRCPGLYQATMGAPDPKDLDIQKAEEETVSLLLRVLEESGFDKISALHHVRGLRSMVHGFASLELNRGFNIDLDRDESLRDMLNTYLAGVWTKSG; encoded by the coding sequence ATGAGGCGAGGGCTGAATAAATTGACTGTGATAAAGGCTGCTGCTGATCTTGCGGATCGGGAAGGTTTTGAAAAGGTGACTCTATCCGCAGTTGCCGATAAGTTAAAGGTTCGTACCCCCTCCTTGTATAATCATGTAGAAGGTCTGCCTGGCCTGAAAAAAGAACTGTCTTGTTATGCCATCAATCAAATGAAGGAAGAGATGGTGAAAGCGGCGATTGGCAAATCCGGCAGGGAGGCGTTGTTTGCCATTGGCATTTCCTATGTTTCATTTGCCCGACGGTGTCCCGGTCTATATCAAGCGACTATGGGTGCTCCCGATCCGAAGGATCTGGATATACAAAAGGCGGAAGAGGAGACGGTTTCTTTGTTGTTGCGAGTTTTGGAGGAAAGCGGCTTTGATAAAATAAGTGCTCTTCATCACGTACGGGGATTGCGGAGTATGGTTCATGGGTTTGCATCGTTGGAATTAAACCGGGGTTTTAATATCGATCTGGATAGGGACGAAAGTTTAAGGGATATGTTAAATACGTATCTTGCCGGGGTTTGGACAAAATCCGGTTAA
- a CDS encoding DUF2935 domain-containing protein: protein MQYFYGNKMPLRVLDEADFWKHQEAEHTVVIRELVDHLEPEYVELLKQWEQAFSQTEGLVRRYLETLIRSGYPITYGFYRQIIQLVCFCLQQSQQFISFLNHLAARSKPIRTNQTAIVVLNHIRLESEYFIGVAQVIIRG from the coding sequence ATGCAATATTTCTATGGAAATAAAATGCCTCTCCGGGTACTGGATGAGGCTGATTTTTGGAAACATCAAGAAGCGGAGCATACCGTGGTTATCAGGGAATTGGTGGATCACCTGGAGCCGGAATATGTGGAATTACTGAAACAGTGGGAACAAGCTTTTTCACAAACAGAAGGGCTGGTTCGACGTTATCTGGAAACCTTGATACGCTCCGGTTATCCGATTACATACGGGTTTTACCGGCAAATTATACAGCTGGTCTGTTTCTGCTTGCAACAAAGTCAGCAGTTTATTTCTTTTTTGAATCATTTGGCTGCCCGGAGTAAGCCGATTCGTACCAATCAGACAGCGATCGTGGTGTTAAATCATATTCGTTTGGAATCCGAATATTTCATTGGAGTGGCTCAAGTGATCATAAGGGGATAA
- a CDS encoding YitT family protein, which produces MKEMILLLAGSFIFALGINYFAIPNQLAEGGIAGITIITYYLFQWSPGLVNLLLNIPLFFLGFKVLDKRTMQYTIIGTIFSSFFLAITEEWGQPIPDDPLLASLFTGVFVGVGLGMVFRAGGTTGGSAILARLGHKYLGWSIGRSLLAFDILVLAGSYFVIGREKVMYTLVVVFIGARVVDMVVEGLDARKAVTIISNSAVAISDKITHDMERGVTLLKGRGGYTGTDKEVLYIVINRQEMPRLKHLVHQVDPYAFLVVHDVRDVLGEGFTFDRPGS; this is translated from the coding sequence ATGAAAGAGATGATCCTCCTCCTGGCAGGATCTTTTATTTTTGCCCTGGGAATTAATTATTTCGCCATTCCCAACCAGTTAGCCGAAGGTGGCATCGCCGGCATCACGATTATTACGTATTATCTGTTTCAATGGTCTCCGGGACTGGTTAACCTGTTACTGAACATTCCTCTGTTCTTTCTCGGTTTTAAAGTACTGGACAAACGCACCATGCAGTACACCATCATCGGGACTATCTTCTCTTCTTTTTTTCTTGCCATTACGGAGGAATGGGGACAGCCGATTCCTGATGATCCTCTGTTAGCTTCTCTTTTTACAGGCGTTTTCGTGGGAGTTGGTCTCGGAATGGTTTTCCGTGCCGGTGGAACGACAGGTGGCTCTGCCATTTTGGCCCGGCTGGGTCACAAATACCTGGGTTGGAGTATTGGCCGTTCATTATTGGCCTTTGATATCCTGGTGCTTGCCGGCTCCTATTTCGTGATTGGCCGTGAAAAAGTGATGTATACCTTGGTAGTGGTTTTCATCGGAGCACGGGTCGTGGATATGGTTGTCGAAGGATTGGATGCACGAAAAGCAGTTACCATCATCTCCAACTCCGCTGTAGCCATTTCTGACAAAATCACACATGATATGGAACGGGGAGTGACGCTGCTCAAAGGACGAGGCGGTTATACCGGCACCGATAAGGAAGTATTGTATATCGTTATCAATCGGCAGGAAATGCCCAGGTTGAAACACTTGGTTCACCAAGTGGATCCCTATGCCTTTTTAGTTGTTCATGATGTACGGGATGTTTTGGGAGAAGGCTTTACTTTTGATCGACCGGGCTCCTGA
- a CDS encoding diacylglycerol/lipid kinase family protein, whose amino-acid sequence MYLFIVNPVAGNGQGRKVWSQVEASLHQRSIPFRVEFTKRSGHAKEIARIAASQGNVSAVVAIGGDGTIHEVGNGLVHTEIPVGFIPAGSGNDFSLAQKVPSHPEQALEQILKHHVRRVDTADLGGRTMIGFAGIGFDGRVAETVNRSPMKGHLGRFNYIWSALQTLVRYQPTETTLTIDGKPYTYQGVWLIAINNTPYYGGGMKICPQAVNTDGLLDVCCVSNLTRNQFIRIFPSVFTGRHIHHPSITLFRGKEITITSPTQSIIHVDGEVIGKTPLSLAVQPQSLSVLHPWEESS is encoded by the coding sequence ATGTATTTATTTATTGTCAATCCAGTAGCAGGAAACGGTCAAGGCAGAAAAGTCTGGTCACAAGTAGAAGCATCCTTGCACCAAAGATCCATTCCCTTCCGGGTGGAGTTTACAAAGCGTTCAGGCCATGCCAAAGAGATCGCCCGTATTGCCGCTTCACAAGGAAATGTATCCGCTGTAGTCGCTATAGGCGGGGATGGAACCATTCATGAAGTGGGAAACGGACTGGTACACACGGAGATTCCTGTTGGATTTATCCCGGCAGGCTCCGGAAATGACTTTTCATTGGCCCAAAAAGTTCCCTCTCATCCTGAACAGGCTTTGGAGCAGATATTGAAGCATCACGTTCGCCGAGTAGACACTGCAGACCTTGGAGGACGCACCATGATTGGTTTTGCCGGAATCGGGTTTGACGGTCGAGTTGCCGAAACTGTCAACCGTTCTCCCATGAAAGGTCATCTGGGACGGTTCAATTATATATGGAGTGCCCTGCAAACCCTGGTGAGATATCAGCCCACGGAAACCACACTGACTATTGACGGGAAACCATATACCTATCAAGGAGTCTGGTTGATCGCAATCAACAACACCCCCTATTACGGCGGAGGAATGAAAATATGTCCTCAGGCTGTTAATACAGACGGGCTATTGGATGTTTGCTGTGTCAGCAACCTGACCCGAAACCAATTTATCCGAATTTTCCCTTCCGTTTTTACCGGAAGACATATCCATCATCCATCTATCACCTTATTTCGGGGAAAAGAAATTACCATCACATCCCCCACACAGTCCATCATTCATGTAGATGGCGAGGTAATCGGCAAAACCCCCTTATCTTTAGCTGTTCAACCACAATCCCTGTCAGTTTTGCATCCCTGGGAGGAAAGCTCTTAG
- a CDS encoding SDR family NAD(P)-dependent oxidoreductase, which produces MTKRIVLLTGATGGIGRETARLLLKNGDYPILVSRNKSTLHELRNELGSGDIFSCDVTQEEEVDQLVEQVLQRYGKVDILINNAGHGAFGGALDLAVSDYADMMETNYLGAVRLTQAFLPSMLQYGGGRIINIASVAGLTGIPNLSAYCASKFALIGFSEALKLEYSPRILVGVLCPGPVQTPFFKGIHPSCFFPAPIARQLIDAQTVAKHVIRLIERPRVKVIPRPMHWAIQLRNILPGFYLWATKKVYDSFKQEESHPARKKHSSTL; this is translated from the coding sequence ATGACCAAGCGAATTGTATTATTGACCGGCGCCACTGGCGGCATTGGACGGGAAACAGCCCGTCTGCTTTTGAAGAATGGGGATTACCCCATATTGGTATCTCGTAACAAATCCACCTTGCATGAGTTGAGAAATGAACTGGGCTCCGGTGATATTTTTTCTTGTGATGTCACTCAGGAAGAAGAGGTTGATCAGCTGGTCGAACAAGTATTGCAACGTTATGGCAAAGTAGACATTTTGATTAACAATGCCGGACATGGTGCATTTGGAGGTGCCCTCGATCTGGCTGTCAGTGATTATGCCGACATGATGGAAACCAACTATTTGGGGGCTGTCCGCCTGACTCAAGCATTTCTCCCGTCTATGTTGCAATATGGAGGCGGCCGGATTATCAATATTGCCTCTGTAGCCGGTTTGACAGGCATCCCTAATCTTTCCGCTTATTGCGCCTCGAAATTCGCACTTATCGGGTTTTCCGAGGCACTCAAGTTGGAGTACTCTCCTCGTATTTTGGTAGGAGTCCTATGCCCGGGGCCTGTTCAAACTCCATTCTTTAAAGGGATACACCCTTCCTGTTTTTTCCCTGCGCCAATTGCCCGTCAATTGATCGATGCACAAACCGTGGCAAAACACGTCATTCGACTGATTGAACGTCCCAGGGTTAAAGTCATTCCCCGACCGATGCACTGGGCGATCCAGCTACGGAATATCCTTCCGGGATTCTATTTGTGGGCTACAAAAAAGGTATACGATTCCTTCAAACAGGAAGAATCTCATCCTGCGCGAAAGAAGCATTCATCAACTCTGTGA
- a CDS encoding class II aldolase/adducin family protein, with product MKTFAIVGDWRKSPSLEKFAWGIKEEMEANNYWLDPEVQPNVQMVFNFVDPQNPRHFRRKGKGTFVVTVTEGHQPSDSILHTGYPILIRSLGNLMIYLDSSTQQTQTYFITLEQGCYKISGRYGDKDYFKNVFTRLRPLATSRLVIDNTFHPDLPEDLWEGDDITRSIYHAGQKLDQLNLLPAPFPIEELLPPKDYRHIQRLYGIGGLSYGNLSSRRKENQFWMSARGVNKSNLQEVGRDILLIKGFDPESPAIEISVPPQVQPKRASVDAIEHWMIYTEHPDVGAIVHIHAWMEGIPSTEINYPCGTVELAEAVANEIRQAEDPSRAVVGLKNHGLTITGRDLDDIFTRIEGRIIPQVPMS from the coding sequence ATGAAAACATTTGCCATAGTTGGGGATTGGCGAAAATCGCCTTCATTAGAGAAATTCGCCTGGGGAATCAAAGAGGAGATGGAAGCGAATAACTACTGGTTGGACCCAGAAGTACAACCAAACGTTCAAATGGTATTCAATTTTGTCGATCCGCAAAACCCACGTCATTTTCGACGAAAGGGAAAGGGCACTTTTGTCGTAACTGTAACCGAAGGTCATCAGCCCTCTGACAGTATTCTCCATACGGGATATCCCATCCTGATTCGTTCACTGGGAAATTTGATGATTTACTTGGATTCTTCAACTCAACAGACTCAAACGTATTTCATTACTCTGGAACAAGGATGTTATAAGATTTCCGGTCGTTATGGGGATAAAGATTACTTCAAGAATGTGTTTACACGATTGCGACCCTTGGCGACTTCCCGTTTGGTAATCGATAACACTTTCCATCCAGATTTACCTGAGGATTTGTGGGAGGGAGATGACATTACCCGAAGCATCTACCACGCCGGACAAAAGCTGGACCAACTTAATTTGCTCCCTGCCCCCTTTCCCATCGAGGAACTGCTTCCACCAAAGGATTACAGGCATATTCAACGTCTCTACGGGATTGGTGGGCTCAGTTATGGAAACTTAAGCTCCCGGAGAAAAGAAAACCAATTTTGGATGAGTGCCAGAGGGGTTAACAAGTCCAACCTTCAGGAAGTGGGTCGGGATATTCTTTTAATCAAAGGATTTGATCCCGAAAGTCCAGCAATTGAAATCAGCGTCCCCCCTCAAGTGCAACCTAAACGGGCTTCCGTGGATGCGATTGAACATTGGATGATTTATACGGAACACCCTGATGTAGGAGCTATCGTACATATACACGCATGGATGGAAGGAATTCCTTCCACAGAAATCAACTACCCTTGCGGTACAGTGGAGTTGGCTGAAGCCGTGGCAAATGAAATCCGGCAGGCGGAGGACCCATCCCGGGCTGTGGTTGGATTGAAAAATCATGGACTGACTATTACAGGAAGGGACTTGGATGATATCTTTACACGGATTGAAGGTCGAATTATCCCTCAAGTTCCGATGTCATAA
- a CDS encoding alpha/beta hydrolase — MIQHNMINITEGWFRTGDGTQLRYRIWLPPRPDCVVLLVHGAGEQLEIYEHLGHRFCQEGLAFIAFDLRGFGRSGGKPGHVTYFQEYLDDVDQLIHYYKRKLGNIPFHLIGHSLGGLIVARYAQHHPDSVNKVALSAPALGLRFYIPKSLNRLMYIVSKATPFLSFDPNRLMKKAQRIPKLNKMINDFIGDDKKDNNKNIIDNKIPLRRYSIRWVHELLIHTKEALKYAEKLMVPTLCLCGDKDPLIHPDRVHSFFHRLASEDKKWILIPDTGHCLLHSNQPPMVTETLIGWLRKQM; from the coding sequence GTGATTCAACACAACATGATTAACATCACAGAGGGTTGGTTTCGTACAGGGGACGGAACCCAACTCCGATACCGCATCTGGCTTCCGCCAAGACCTGATTGTGTTGTCTTATTGGTCCACGGAGCGGGAGAGCAATTGGAGATATACGAACATCTGGGACATCGTTTCTGCCAGGAAGGGCTTGCTTTTATTGCATTCGATTTACGTGGGTTTGGTCGTTCAGGGGGTAAACCCGGTCATGTTACTTATTTCCAGGAATATCTGGATGATGTGGATCAACTGATTCACTATTATAAAAGGAAATTGGGCAATATCCCCTTTCATTTGATTGGGCACAGTCTCGGGGGACTGATCGTTGCCCGATATGCTCAACATCACCCTGACAGTGTGAATAAAGTCGCTTTATCCGCACCTGCCCTGGGACTCCGCTTTTACATTCCGAAATCCCTCAACCGGCTTATGTACATCGTGAGTAAAGCAACGCCTTTTCTAAGTTTCGATCCCAATCGCTTGATGAAAAAAGCTCAACGGATTCCAAAGTTAAACAAGATGATCAATGATTTTATCGGGGATGATAAAAAAGATAATAATAAAAATATCATCGATAACAAGATCCCACTGAGACGGTATTCCATTCGATGGGTACATGAGCTGCTCATCCATACCAAAGAGGCGTTGAAATATGCCGAAAAACTAATGGTTCCAACATTGTGTCTCTGCGGTGATAAAGATCCGTTGATCCATCCGGATCGAGTTCATTCATTCTTTCACCGCCTGGCATCTGAAGATAAAAAGTGGATCCTGATTCCTGACACGGGACATTGTTTACTCCATTCCAATCAACCGCCTATGGTAACAGAAACCTTAATCGGCTGGTTAAGAAAGCAAATGTAA
- a CDS encoding DUF1657 domain-containing protein produces MTVGTKIQQTVASAESVSANLKTFALDTDNQQAKQLYNQLAQNMDSIVQQLKNREQQIMTEEPQYNQQ; encoded by the coding sequence ATGACAGTAGGTACAAAAATCCAACAGACAGTGGCCAGTGCAGAAAGTGTTTCCGCCAACTTAAAAACATTCGCCCTTGATACCGATAACCAGCAGGCGAAACAGCTATACAATCAGTTGGCGCAAAACATGGATTCCATCGTTCAACAGTTGAAGAACCGTGAACAGCAGATTATGACTGAAGAACCTCAGTATAATCAGCAGTAA
- the spoVAE gene encoding stage V sporulation protein AE, with product MIFFWAFVVGGLICVVGQLMMDGLRLTPAHTTSSLVVAGAVLDGLGLYEPLIDFAGAGATVPITSFGNSLVHGAMIEAEKTGLVGVLTGIFEVTSAGISAAIIFGFLASLLFKPKG from the coding sequence ATGATCTTCTTTTGGGCCTTTGTAGTGGGTGGATTAATCTGTGTTGTGGGTCAGCTTATGATGGACGGTCTGAGGCTGACCCCTGCCCACACCACCAGTTCATTGGTTGTGGCGGGAGCCGTTCTGGACGGTCTTGGATTATATGAACCCTTAATCGATTTCGCCGGAGCAGGTGCAACTGTGCCCATTACCAGCTTTGGCAACTCACTGGTTCACGGTGCGATGATCGAGGCGGAAAAAACAGGCTTGGTAGGGGTCTTAACGGGTATTTTTGAAGTTACCAGCGCTGGGATCTCAGCCGCCATTATTTTCGGGTTTTTAGCTTCTCTGTTGTTTAAACCGAAAGGATAA